From the Streptomyces sp. SN-593 genome, the window CTGGATGAGGACGGATGAAGCCCGGATGAAAAGGGAGCGGGAGTCGGGGGCGGCTCAGGGGGAGGTCGACGGTGGCTCGGGGCGGCGGCGGATCGGGTGACGGCGGGGGACGATGGCGGGTCGGGGGACGATGGCGGGTCGGGGGACGGTGGCGGGCCGGGTGACGGTGGCGGGCGGCGGCGGGTCAGGGGGCGGCGGGCCGGCGCGTCGAACCGCGGGGTCGGGAGGCTGCTGGGGCTCCCGCACCGGCGCCCCGGGGCCGCTCGGAGCCGGTCGCTCAGTCGAAGCGGACGTGCCGCAGGCCGACGCCCGCCCGGCGCAGCCGGCCCCGCAGCGCCCCGTCCGTGTCGGGGGCGATGTCCAGCCCCGCGGAAGCGGCCAGCCGCTCGGCGACCTGGGGCACGGTGATCCGGTCGGTCCACACCTGCTCGGCGAAGTCCGGGCCGGCCAACCGCTCCAGGCACAGGTCCAGCCGGCGTACCGCGAAGGTCTCCCGGCGCGGCGGCGCGTCCTTGCCGGCCGCGCGCCGCAGCACCCGCCCGAGGCCGCGCTCGCGCAGCCGGCGCATGACGGTGGCGCGCTCGGCGAGCAGCGCGAAGTGGTGCACCTCGTGGCCGTCCGCCCGCAGCCGCCCGACCGTCTCGCGGAAGTACGCCGGCTCGACCACGGTCATCGGCACGATCACCGGGCCGGGCCGTTCGGCCAGTGTCCGCGCCAGCACCTGGTGGACGGCGGTGCGCCACACCGGCAGGTCCTGGAAGTCGCCACGCAGCTCGGGCGGCAGCATCCGGTGCAGCCCGAAGCCGACGTGCTCCGGGTCGCAGACCACGCTCCCCGGCACCCGCCGGAGCAACTCGTACGCGGTCTGCGTCTTGCCCCCGCCGAACGGGCCGTTGATCCAGATCAGCATGCCGCGAGCGTAGGACGGGCGGGGCGCCGCGGACCACAGGACGCGGCCCGCCGCTCTCCGCCGCGGACCGCGGACCGCGGCCGGCGGACGGCGGACCGAGGAGCGCGGCCGGCGGACCGAGGACCGAGGAGCGCGGCCGGCGGACCGAGGACCGAGGCCGGCCCGGGCGGAGCGGCCGCGGCGGACCCGGCGGCCGGCCGCGCCCTTGCGTCCGCCCCACCCGGCGGTGGTACGAAGGAGCGAAGTCGGCTGCTGGGCAAGCAGGATGACGCAGCGTCGAGCACGTCACGATCGGGGGCAGGTCACAGGATGCACGGTGGAGTCGGACTGACGGCGTATCTCGTCAACGAGTCGAGGGCCCGGCGTCCCGACCTCGCCGAGGACGGGCTGGCCACCGCGTGGATCCCGGAGGCGGAGCGGCCGGGCGTCAAGGCGCTGTGGCAGGAGTTCGCCGACGCCGTCTACCCGCACGACGACCTGGTGGTCTCGTTGCGCGGCCGGTTCATCGCCGACACCCTCGCGCGGGCGCTGCGCGCCGACCCGGCCACGGTGCTGGTGGTGTGCGGCGCGGGCTTCTCGTCGTACCCCTGGCTGCTGGACTTCCCCGTCGCCGTCGAGGTGGACCTGCCGCACATGGCCGAGGCGAAGCGGCTGCGGGCGGCGGAGCTGACCGCCGAGGGGACCGTGCCGGTGCGCGACGTGCGGCACGTCGGCGCCGACCTGGCCGTGGCCGCGGACCGCGACGCCGTGGTCGAGCAGGTGCGGGCGGTCGCGGCCGGACGGCCGGTGGCCTACGTCGTCGAGGGTGTCGTCTTCTACCTGCCGCCGGAGGACGCGCGCGCGGTGCTGACGCTGGGTGCCCGCTTCGGCACGACCGCCGTGACCGCGGTGAGCTACTGGCCCGCGGCGGCGGCGGGCAGCGTGGTGCTGGCCGAGCAGCGCGCGTGGTTCCGCAGCCGGTCCGTCCCGGAGGAGGCGAGCCACCACACGCACGCCGAACTGGCCGCGCTGCTGGGCGCCCCGCTGGACGACCAGGGTCCCGAGGACCTGCAACGCCGCTACCTGGAGGAGGTGGTGGTCCCCGAGGCCGCCCTCATCCCGGAGTACGTCGCCGTGTCCTGGGGCAATCCGGGTACGCAGGGTGCCCCGGGCACGCACGGCACCCCGGGAGCCCCGGGAACGCTCGGCGCCGCCGGCCCGGGCGGAGCGGCCGCGTGAGCACCGGGGTGCTGCACCTCCAGTGCCGCGCCTACCCGTTGCACCACCGCACCCCGGCCACCGCGCTCGCACCCTTCACGGTGCCCGGCCACGGCGAACTCCGGCCGGTGCTCGGCAGCCTGGACTCCCTCGCCTACAACCCCGACACCACCGTCGAGTTGGACCTGACCGACATCGTCCGCCCCGCCGTCGCGCTGCCCGGCGTGGAGGTCGTCGCCTGCCGCGCCCGCATCCTGACCGCCGGCACCGTCCTGGTGGTCTACGCGCTGCGCCACGAGCAGGACCTGCGGCTGCTGAGCCTGCTCGACCTCGACGCCCTGGACGCGGGCGTCAACCGCGTCCTCCGCGAGAGCGACGGCCCGATCCTCAGCGCCGTGCTGGCCGCCGCGGTCGGCAGCGGCCTGGTCCGGAGCATCGCGCTGCGCCCCGACCTGGCCGTGGCCGGCTCCCGCTCGCCGATCGACCGCCGCTCCGCCCGCTACAACGCGCACTTCGTGTGCCAGGACCCGCCCTGGCAGCAGGACTCCCGCGTGCCCGGGGTCTCCTCCGGCCCGGGCTGCCGCATCCTGCTGCCGTACACCTACGCCTGGGACCGCGACCCGACCGCGCCGTTCGCCGACCTGCTGACGATGACCGAGCCGACCGACATCGCGGTCGCGCAGCAGTCGCTGCTCGCCGGCGCGCTCATCGCCGGCCGCTGGGTGCTCGGCGACCTGGCGCACGCGCACCCCGCGAGCACCGACGTGCACGCCTTCCGCCGGTTCCTCGACGGGCTGTGGGCCGACTTCCACCACCTCGACAGCTACCGCGTGGAGTCCTCCCAGGCGCACCGCGCGAGCTACCTGGCCGCGCGCCGGACGATCGGCCTCGACGACACGCAGGAGCGCGCCGACAAGCTCCTCGGCTACGTGAGCAGTTCGCTGCTGGCCGCGGCCTCCGAGCGGGCCGAGGCCCTGGACGCGCGGCTCAACCGGGTCGCCGCCGCGCTCACCGTGGTCAGCGCGGCCTCCTTCGGCCTGGACATCGCGGTGTTCGTCCTGCCGCAGGTGTCGCTGGGGACGAAGATCGCCGTCGTGGTGGGGCTGCTGGGGATGGCGGCGTCGGGGCTGGTGGCGGCGATGCTGCCGGGGGCGCTGCGCAGGTCCCTCCAGCGGCGGGGGCCGGGGGTGGCCGGGGCCGAGCTCGTGGGACCGGTGCCGGTGCGGGTGCCGGCGGCGGCGGGTACGGCCGGGCCGGCCGGGGACACGGCAGGCGCGGCGGGCACGGCGGGCACGGCGGCTACGGCAAGCGCGGCGGGCACGGCCGAGGGGGCCGTCTCCGGTACGGCCGCCACCGTGTCGACCGCGGGGATGGCCGCGGCCGGGGCCACGGGGGTGATCGGCGCGGTCGAGGCGAACGGTGCGCTCGGCACGGTCGGGGAGGGCGGTGGCGCGACCGGCGCGGTCGAGGCGAACGGCCCGGCGGGTTCGGCAGGTTCGGCGGGTTCGACCGGGCGGCCCGGACCGGTCGGCGCCGCGGAAGGGGGCGCCCCGCGCGAGGCGGACGAGGCGGACGAGGCGGACGGGAGCGCGCCGCCGGACCCGCCGGGGGTGCCCCCGCAGCGGGGCCGGTCCCTCGGGTCGTAGGACCCGCCTTCGCGTGGAAGCAGGCCGTCCACGCGGCGAGTTCGCAACGTGCACGTGTCCGGCCCGGGCCGTGCACGGGGCGGGCCGGCCGACCCTCTACCGTGGGAACCGTAACGAGAGGACGGCCGCCCATGAAGACCCCGACCGTACGGATCGGCACCCGCAGCTCACCGATGGCCCTCGCGCAGGCCCACCTCGTGGCGGACCTGCTGCGCAAGGAACGCCCCGGCCTCCAGGTCGAGTTGGTGCCCGTCACCACCGAAGCGGACCGGTGGCACGGCGACCTGTCCGCGCTCGGCGGGAAGGGCCTGTTCGTCAAGCAGATCGACGTCATGCTCCAGCGCGGCGAGGTCGACCTGGCCGTCCACTGCGTCAAGGACGTTCCCGGCGACACCCCGCTGCCCGAGGGCCTGGCCGTCGCCGCCCACCTGCCGCGCGACGACGTCCGCGACGTCCTCCTGTTCCCCGAGGACTCGGCGCGGCGCACCCTCGACGACCTGCCGCACGGCGCCGTCGTGGCGACCTCGGCCGTGCGCCGCAGGGCCCAGCTCCAGCGGCTGCGCCCCGACCTGGAGATCGTCCGGGTCCGCGGTGCCGTCGGCAGCCGCATCGACAAGCTCGACGGCCGGAAGCCGGTCGACACCGCCCGCCCGGACGCCATGGTCCTGGCCTCCTCCGGGCTGGCCCGGCTGGAACTGACCGGCCGGGCGTGCCAGGTCTTCACGGTCGGGCAGATCCTGCCGGCCGTCGGCGCCGGTGCGCTCGCGCTGGAGTGCCGCGCCGACGACGCCGACACCGCGGGCCTGGTCGCCCGGCTCGACCACGCGCGGACCACGGCGGAGGTCACCGCCGAACGCGCGATGCTCCACGACCTGCGCGGCCACTGCAACAGCCCGATCGCGGGCCACTGCACCACGACCGCCGACGGCCGGCTCGCCCTGCGCGGCATGGTCTTCTCCGCCGACGGCTCCACCGTGCTGGACGCCGAGGCCACCGGGGGAACGGCCGACACCCCCGCCGCTCTCGGCTCCCGCGTGGCCGCGGCACTCCTCGGGCGGGGCGCCCGCGAGATCATCGAGGCGATCCCGCACTGAACCCGTTCCGGCCCGCACCGGTCGGCGCCGCCCCGCACGAAGGGGGCGGAGCCGCCCCGCGTGAAGGGGGTGGGACCGGCCCGCGTGAAGGGCGCGGGACCGGCCCCGCGTGAAGGAGGCCGGCGCCGGCCGGCACGAAGGGGGCCGGCACCGGCCCGCGCGACACGGTTCGGACCGTCGGACCATCTCAGGGCAGGAGGACGATCTTGCCGTGGGTGTGGCCCTCCTCCAGTTCGCGGAAGGCGTCCTGGACCCGGGCGAGGGGATAGGTGCGGGCGATCGGCACCTCCATCTCCCCGCGCGCGGCGAGCCGGGCGAGTTCGCCGAGGACGACCGCGGACGCGGCCGCGCCCTCGCCGTAGGTCCGCGCACCGATCTCGGTCGCGGCCTGCCAGTCGCGGATGGTGTTGATGCGCTCGGGGCGCACGCCCAACTCCACGGCCAGCCGCACGTACCCGTTGCCGATCGTGTCGACGAACGCGTCGATCCCGCCGCCCGCGGCCTGCCGGACCCGTTCGGCCACGCCGTCCCCGTACGCGACGGGGAGGACGCCGTGCTCCCGCAGCCAGGCGTGGTTCGGCTCGCTCGCCAGCCCGATCACCGCGGCCCCGCGCCGCCGTGCCAGTTGCACGGCCAGCGACCCGACGCCGCCGGCCGCGCCGGAGACCACGACCGTGTCGCCCGGCCCCGGGTCCACCGCGAAGACGGTGGCGTACGCGGTCGTGCCGGCGACGTAGAGCGCCCCGGCCACCTCCCAGGGCAGCCCGTCGGGGAGGGCGACCACGTTCACGTCGTCCACGACCACGAACTGCGCGTGGCTGGCCCGTCGATGGGTGAAGCCGAGGACCGCGTCGCCCACCCGGAAGCCGCGGGCGCTCGACCCGACCTCCACCACCACGCCCGCCAGGTCGCTGCCCTGCCCGGAGGGGAAGTCGGCCGGCCAGCGGTCGTGCAGGGCGCCCGACCGGATGTGCGCCTCCCCCGGCTGGATGCCGGCCGCCCGCACCTCCACGAGCACCTGCGCGGGCCCCGGCACCGGCCGCGGCACCTCCTCCACCCGCAGCACGTCGATCCCGCCGTACGCGTGGAACCGCACCGCCCGCATCATGTGACCACCCCGTTCTCCCGTGTGAACCGCCGCGGACGCCTCCCGACGAGGCGCCCGGTCCCGCCACCGCACCCTGCCGGCGCGCCTTCCCGCGCGGACCCGCGAGGCCGTCCGGACACGGTCAGCGACCGGCCCCGTACCCTGATGCCACGTCAGGCCCGGGGGCCGGCCGCACGGCCGAGGCAAGAGCTCCCCGAACGCACACCTCCAACGCCCCACGGCGCCGATCTCTTCCGCCCCCGCGCCGGCCCTACCGACGCGGATGCGGGTGCCGATGCCCTGCCGGGAACACCCGGACACGACCACGAACGGCACCCCGGCGAAGCCGCCCCGCCAGTCCCCTGAACGCCCCACCCCCCGACCGGTCCCCCCGGGGGGGAGCCGACCGGCACCCCCGGCCGCACCACGCCGAACGCACCGAGGGCCCCGGATCACTCCGGGGCCCTCGGCTCGCTGTGCACTCGGCAGGATTCGAACCTGCAACCTTCTGATCCGTAGTCAGATGCTCTATCCGTTGAGCTACGAGTGCGGGTGGCTTCCCGGCCTTGTGGGCCGGTCGGCGTTGCGAGAACAACATTACATGAGGGGGCGCGGGAGGTGAAATCGATAGGGGGGAGGGGCAGTGAGCTGGGGAAACGGGGGCGGTGAGGGGTGCGGTGGGGGCGGACCGGCGGGGCCGGGGGAAGGGTGCCCGGGGGAGGAGGACGTCCCGGGGGACGGGGGCCCGGGAAAAGGGGCGGAGCCCCGGCCGTGGGGACGGCGGGGCTCCGGAGAGGTGGCGGAGGCGGAGGGATTTGAACCCTCGATGGGCGGTAAGACCCAAACCGCATTAGCAGTGCGGCGCCATAGACCGGACTAGGCGACGCCTCCTGATCACGTTCCCGGGTGAGCGGGCGCGTGGGGAAATGATGGCACAGCCGGGAGGGCTGCGACCAATCCGAGAGTACGGTACAAGGCCGCGGAAGGGCAGGGCAAAGGGGTTGGCCGCCCCGAGGGTCCGCGGACGCGCCCACGATGGGGTGGTTGGCCGGGGGGAAGGGCGGCCCGGCGGTAGGAAACCGGGCATGCACTCTTCGCCGCCCGCCCCCACCCCCGCCGCCGGGTCCGCGTCCCCGCTCCGCCCCGCGTCCCCGCTCCGGCCCGATCGGCCGGCCCGGCTCACCCGCCCCGCCCGATCGGGCGCCGCCGCGCTGGCCGCCGCCGCGGCCCTGGCCACCGCCCTGACCGGCGTCGCGCACGGGGCCGAATCGGCGGGCGGGCAGCACCACTCGGCACCCGCCATCTGGACGTCCCCCCAGCCCGCCGGCCGGCTGGCCGTGGCGTACGACGACGGTGCGGGCCACACCCGCACCTACCGGCTGAGCTGCACCCCGCCGGCGCAGACCGCGCAGCAGGGCACGGCCCCGGCCACCGGCTCCGACCACACCACCGGCCCCGCGACGGGCCCAGCGACCGGTTCCGCGACCGGTTCCGCGACCGGTTCGGCGACCGGTTCCGGCCCGGCGGCCGACGCAACCCCCTCCACCGGCCCGGCCCCCGCCATCGGCTCCGACCACACCACCGGCGCCGACCCTGCAACCACGCCGGCAACCGCGCCGGCAACCGTCCCGGCCCCGAACACCCCCGCCCCCGCGCCCGCTCCTCCCACGGCGGCCCCCACCCCCGCCTCCGGCCCCGACCCCTCCCCCGTCTGCTCCCACCTGGACTCCATCGGCGGCCCCCTCGCCGCCGTCCCGTCCGGCCAGCTGTGCTCGATGATCTACGGCGGCCCGCAGACCGCCCGCGTGACCGGCACCTGGCGGGGCCGGCCGGTACGGGAGACCTACCGCCGGACCAACGGCTGCGAGGTCGCCCGCTGGAACCGGATGGTCCCGGCGCTGCCCAACCCGGTGGCCGACGCGTCGCGCCGCGGCGCCACCCCCGTACGGAGTTGACCGGCACGTACGGAGTCGGCCGGCAAAGCGCCGGGAACGCCAGCGAATCCCCGCGATCCCGTTTTCGTGACGCACACCACACCTTCACGGCACAACCTCCAACCCCCCACCCCGTGACGGCACATGACCGTCCCACCCCACAGGAGCAACCCCGACCCGTACACTCGGTCTAGTGACATGGCCCGGTGGGCGGCGGCAAGATGGGCCGCCCGTGACGTCAGCCGAGGGTGCCCGTACGGCTCAGGTGAGCCCGTCCGGACGCCGCGCCCGACACTGTGCTCCACACCGGGTACTGCGCCACGCGGAACAGCACATGCGGTAACAGGGAGGACGCGTCTCGTGAGCAGCAGGCCATCCAGAGGCGCTGCTCGCCTCGCCTCGATACTGGACGCCCTTCCGGACGCCTTGCTCCTGGTCAACGCCAACGGCACGGTGGTCAACGCGAACGCCATAGCGCTGGAGACCTTCGAGGCCCCGGGCACGGCGCTGGTCGGCCGCGGACTGCTGGACCTGCTGCCGTCGTTCGACCCGAAACGCATCCCCGGGTCCATGCGCAGCCCGCAGGAGGCGGCGGACGACACCCGGACCAAGCCCACCCGGATGCAGGCGCACCGCACCGACGGCTCCCCGTTCCCGGCCCAGGTGACGAGCGCCAACCTCGACGACAGCCGCACCCCGTACGCCGACTTCGGCAACGGCATGCCGCACTACACCGGCGACGAGCTGCTGATGCTGGTGGTGCGCGACCTGTCCGGCACCGTGGACACCGAGGCCGAACTCGCCCGCCAGCAGCGGCAGACCGAGATGATCCTGCGCGCGGCGGCCGAGGGCGTGGTCGGCGTGGACACCGAGGGCAAGGTCGTGCTGGTCAACCCGTCGGCCGCGCAGATCCTCGGCCACCGGGCGACCGACCTCGGGGGCAAGGAGCTGCACCCGCTGGTGCACCACTCCCGCCCGGACGGCTCGCCGCTGGCCTACGAGGAGACCCCGCTCGCCGACACGCTCCGCTCCGGCCGCAAGCACCGGGTGCGCGGCCAGGTGCTGTGGCGCAAGGACGGCCGGGCGGTACCGGTGGACCTGACCACGGCCCCGGTCCGGGACGGCGACCAACTGGTCGGCGCGGTCATGACGTTCACCGACCGGACCCAGTACGACGCGCTCGCCGCCCGCACCGGGCAGTTGCGGGCGCTGCTCGACATCTCGCTGCGCGCGCCGCTCGCCGAGCTGCGCGCCGAGCTGACCGGCCTCGCGGCCGACCCGGCCGGGCAGTTGTGGCCGGAGGCGAACCAGACGCTGCACCACCTCGCCGCCGGCTACGCCCGGATCACCACCCTGATCGACAACGTGCTGGACTTCCAGCGGCTGGACCGCGGCCAGGACAAGCTGCACCGCGCGCCGGTCGGCCTGGACGAGGTGGTGTCCGCGGCGATCGACGGCGCGGTCGAGCTGATCGGGCCCGGCCGGGCGCAGTTCGCCGTGCACGCGGCGCCGATCGAGGCGTCGGTGGACGGCGAGCGGATGGCCCAGGCGCTCGCCCACCTCGTCGCCGACGTGGCGGGGGTGGACTCGGCGGGCAACACCGTCGCGTACGCCGGGGACTCCACCATCGTGGTCGCGGTGGCCCAGCGCGGTGACGTCGTACGCATCGACGTGCGCGGCCCGAGCGCGGGCGGCGACCCGGTGCACCTGCCGCTGGCGCGCGGCATCGTCGAACGGCACGGCGGGGTGCTCCAGACCCACGAGGTGCCCGGCCAGGGCAGCGCGTACGTCCTCGAAGTGCCCCTGGGCCTCGACCCGGAGGCGGCACGTGCCGCCGGGGAGGCGCGCACCGGCGGCACGGACGGCGAGGCGGGCGACGGCGCCGACGCGGGCACGGGCACGGACGGCGGCGCGAACGGCGGTGCTTCCGGTGGTCCGAGCGGCCGCCGGGCCAAGGCCAAGGGCAAGGGCGCTCCGGGCGCGGAGGCGGAGCAGCGCGCCGGCGCCCCCGGCGGCGGGACGGGGCGCGCCGCCCGCCGCTCGCACGCCGCGCCCGGCGGGGCGGACCAGGGGCTGGAACGGGAGCAGGAGCGGGACGGCCGGGTCGCCGGCGAACCGCAGCCGCCGCATCACCCGGCCGACGACACCGGCACGGTGGTGGCCCCGTGGGCGGTCCCGCCGGTGGCGCCCACGCCGCCGGTTCCCGAGCAGGCCGCACGCCGGGCCGGGGAGCAGGGCCCGGAGCAGGCCGCCGGCCAGGCCGACGCGCCGACCGGGCGCCGCCGCGCGCTGCGGCGCCCCATCGGCCGCCCCGAGCACCCGCAGGGGCAGAACCCGCCGCACGCGCCGCACGCGCTGCCGCCGGCCGCGCCAGGGCCGCAGTCCGGTCCGCAGTCCGACCCGCGATCCGGTGCGCAGGCGGAGTCCCAGCCGCAGGACCCTCGGGCGCCCCAGCCCCCGCAGCCCTCCCAGCCCTCCCAGCCCCAGCCGATGCCACAACTCCCGCAACTCCCGCAGCACGGAGCCGGCGGACCGGGCGGGCCGGGCGGGTCCCTCGGACCTGTCGGGCCCGAGGGCGTCGTCCCCGAGGACGGCACGCGGCCGACCGGCCGCAGGGCCCGCCGCGGGCGCCCCGCCGTCGAGGAGCAGCCCCCCGAGGAGGGCGGCGAGCTGCGCCGGCTCCCGGCACCCCGCATCCCGAACGCGCTGCCCCCCGCCGACGGTGACGGCGCCCCCGCCCGGCACCCGGGCGCCCCGCAGGACCCGGCGAACTCCCCGGCGCCGCAGGGCGGGCAGCCCGCCCTCGGCACCGGCCGCAGGGGCCGCCGTGCCCTCGAAGCCGCGCCGCAGCAGCCGCCCGTACCCGGCATGCCGTACCGGGAGGACCCGCCCGGCCCCGCGCAGCCGCCCGCCCCGAGCTGGCCGCAGCCCGTCCCGGACCCCTCCGGCGGCGACCCGGCCGCGCGGGCCGAGCAGGGCCCCGCGGCCTCCCCCGAGCCCGGTGTGCCCGGGCAGCAGCGCTCCGCCAGGGCCTGGCCGGAGCCCGGTCCGCTCGCGCCGGGGCCCGGCGACCAGCCGGCGCCCACCGCCTGGCCGCAGGCGGGCGGGCAGGGCGCGCCGCGCCAGGACCCGCGGGGCTCCGACGGCGCGCACGGCACCCACGGTGCGCCCGACCACCACGGCGGGCCCGGCACCGGTGGCGACGCGCAGCAGGACCCGTCGCACCAGACCCACGGCCGGGCCATAAGCGTCCGCACCCTCGGCCAGGGTGTGCCGTTCAGCGCCGGCGGCGACCCGAACGAGCAGACGCCCACCCAGGCCGTGCAGGCGCAGCACCCGCAGGGGCTTCCCGCGCAGGTCGCGGCCGGCGGCTCCGGCCGCCGGCGCCGCCTCGCCCCGCCCCAGCAGCCCGAACCTCCCCAGCCGCAGGGGCCGCAGGGCCTCGCGGTCCCCGGCGCGCAGCCGGCGCTGCCCGGGCAGCAGTCCGGCCCGGGCGGCGAGCACCAGGCCCGCCAGCACCCGCAGGCCGACCCCGACAGCGGCCAGGTCCCGGTGCGCCGTCCGGACGGGCGCGGCCGCGGTCAGGCCGGCGGGGACACCGCCCTGCTGCGCCCGGTCCCGCCGCTGGAGGAGCAGCAGCCCGGCCGGTCGTACGCGATCGGGGCGCCCGCGGAGGGTGCGGCCGAGGGCCCTGAGCCGCTGGACGGGCCGAACGGCGCGGTGGACGTCACCGACGTGCCCGCGGGCGAGGCGGCCGACGACCGCCACGAGGAGCCGCTGGACGAGCCGCGCCGCCTGCTGGTGTGGCCCGAGCCGGACGTCTCGACCCGGCAGGCGCTGACCGACCGGGGCTACCGCCCGGTGATCGTACGGTCCCGCGAGGAGGTGGACGCGCAGGTCGCCGAGCCGCCGGCGGCCCTGTTCGTGGACCCGCTGACCGGGCCGATCACCCGGACCGCGCTCCAGGCGCTGCGCCAGGCGGCGGCCGCCGCCGAGGTGCCGGTCCTGGTCACGGCGGGCCTGGGCCAGGCGACCCGCGAGGCCGCGTACGGCGCCGATCCGGCGGTGCTGCTGAAGGCGCTCGCGCCGCGCGACAGCGAGCAGCACCCGCCGCGGGTGCTGCTGGTGGAGGGCCACGACCCGATCGCGATGGCGTTCGCGGCCACGCTGGAGCGGCGCGGCATGCAGGTCACGCACGCGGACTCCGAGGCCGACGCGATGACCAAGGCCGCCCAGATCCACCCGAACCTGGTGGTGATGGACCTGATGCTGATCAGGCGCCGCCGCCAGGGCATCGTGGACTGGCTGCGCGGCCACTCCCGGCTCAACAGCACCCCGCTGGTCGTCTACACCTCCGCGGACATCGACCCCGACGAGCTGCCGAGGCTGGCGTCCGGGGAGACCGTGCTGTTCCTCGCGGAGCGTTCGACGAGCGCGGACGTGCAGTCCAGGATCGTGGACCTGCTCGGGAAGATCGGCACCTGACGCGGGGCCGACGGTCGGCGTGGGCGCCTGACGGGACGCCGGCGGCGGGCGGCCGGGGCCCGGGCCGGGCCGGCAGGGGTGCGCGCCGGGCAATCCGCTCGGCACCGCCCGCACCCTTTGCTAGGGTCGGCCCATGACCGCACACGCCTTCGCGATGATGCCCCGCAGGGGCCGCTGACGCGCGTGTGTGTCGCATCCGAGGCCCCGAGTCGGGGCCTCGTTCGCGTGTCGCGGGTCGGAGCCCCGCCTCCCTGATCGCAGGAGGTTCCGATGTCGCGCTTCTACGTCACGACGACCATCCCCTACGTCAACGCCCGCCCGCACCTCGGCTTCGCGCTGGAGCTGGTGCAGGCCGACGTGCTGGCCAGGCGCGCCCGCCAGGCCGGCCGTGAGGTCCGCTTCCTGACCGGAACCGACGACAACTCGCTGAAGAACGTGCTGGCCGCCGAGGCCGAGGGCGTGCCCGTACAGGACCTGGTGGACCGCAACGCCGCCGCCTTCGCCGGTCTGCGCGCACCCCTCGCGCTCTCCTTCGACGACTTCATCCGCACCAGCAGCGACCCCCGGCACCGGATCGGCGTCGAGCGGCTGTGGGAGCGGGTCGCGGCGAGCGGCGACCTGTACCGCAAGCACTACGAGGGGCTGTACTGCGTCGGCTGCGAGCAGTTCTACACGTCCGACGAGCTGACCGGCGACGGCCTGTGCGCCGAGCACCTGACCCGGCCCCGGCGCGTCGCCGAGGAGAACTGGTTCTTCCGGCTGTCCCGCTACGGCGACCGGCTGCGCGAGCTGATCGCCGGCGGAACCCTGCGGATCGAGCTGGCCGCGCGCCGCAACGAGGTGCTGGCCCTGATCGACTCCGGGCTGCACGACTTCTCCGTCTCCCGCTCGCAGCGCCGTGCCCGCGGCTGGGGCATCCCGGTGCCCGGCGACCCCGACCAGGTCGTCTACGTCTGGTGGGACGCGCTCGGCAACTACGTCACCAGCCTCGGGTACGGCACCGCCGCACCGGACGTCGAACGGTGGTGGGGCCCCGAGCGGCCCCCCGGAACAGCCGACGGCGCCAGCACCAGCACGACCACCGGCACCAGCACCGGCACCGGCACCGGCACCGGCAGGGACACAGCGGCGGGCAGGCGGCGGGTACACCTCGCCGGGAAGGGCGTCCTGCGCTTCCACGCCGTGTACTGGCCCGCGATGCTGCTGTCGGCCGGACTCCCGCTGCCGACCGACGTCCTGGTGCACGACTACCTGACCGTCGACGGCCGCAAGATCAGCAAGTCCGCGGGCACCGCGGTGGACCCGGCCGAA encodes:
- a CDS encoding PAS domain-containing protein, whose translation is MSSRPSRGAARLASILDALPDALLLVNANGTVVNANAIALETFEAPGTALVGRGLLDLLPSFDPKRIPGSMRSPQEAADDTRTKPTRMQAHRTDGSPFPAQVTSANLDDSRTPYADFGNGMPHYTGDELLMLVVRDLSGTVDTEAELARQQRQTEMILRAAAEGVVGVDTEGKVVLVNPSAAQILGHRATDLGGKELHPLVHHSRPDGSPLAYEETPLADTLRSGRKHRVRGQVLWRKDGRAVPVDLTTAPVRDGDQLVGAVMTFTDRTQYDALAARTGQLRALLDISLRAPLAELRAELTGLAADPAGQLWPEANQTLHHLAAGYARITTLIDNVLDFQRLDRGQDKLHRAPVGLDEVVSAAIDGAVELIGPGRAQFAVHAAPIEASVDGERMAQALAHLVADVAGVDSAGNTVAYAGDSTIVVAVAQRGDVVRIDVRGPSAGGDPVHLPLARGIVERHGGVLQTHEVPGQGSAYVLEVPLGLDPEAARAAGEARTGGTDGEAGDGADAGTGTDGGANGGASGGPSGRRAKAKGKGAPGAEAEQRAGAPGGGTGRAARRSHAAPGGADQGLEREQERDGRVAGEPQPPHHPADDTGTVVAPWAVPPVAPTPPVPEQAARRAGEQGPEQAAGQADAPTGRRRALRRPIGRPEHPQGQNPPHAPHALPPAAPGPQSGPQSDPRSGAQAESQPQDPRAPQPPQPSQPSQPQPMPQLPQLPQHGAGGPGGPGGSLGPVGPEGVVPEDGTRPTGRRARRGRPAVEEQPPEEGGELRRLPAPRIPNALPPADGDGAPARHPGAPQDPANSPAPQGGQPALGTGRRGRRALEAAPQQPPVPGMPYREDPPGPAQPPAPSWPQPVPDPSGGDPAARAEQGPAASPEPGVPGQQRSARAWPEPGPLAPGPGDQPAPTAWPQAGGQGAPRQDPRGSDGAHGTHGAPDHHGGPGTGGDAQQDPSHQTHGRAISVRTLGQGVPFSAGGDPNEQTPTQAVQAQHPQGLPAQVAAGGSGRRRRLAPPQQPEPPQPQGPQGLAVPGAQPALPGQQSGPGGEHQARQHPQADPDSGQVPVRRPDGRGRGQAGGDTALLRPVPPLEEQQPGRSYAIGAPAEGAAEGPEPLDGPNGAVDVTDVPAGEAADDRHEEPLDEPRRLLVWPEPDVSTRQALTDRGYRPVIVRSREEVDAQVAEPPAALFVDPLTGPITRTALQALRQAAAAAEVPVLVTAGLGQATREAAYGADPAVLLKALAPRDSEQHPPRVLLVEGHDPIAMAFAATLERRGMQVTHADSEADAMTKAAQIHPNLVVMDLMLIRRRRQGIVDWLRGHSRLNSTPLVVYTSADIDPDELPRLASGETVLFLAERSTSADVQSRIVDLLGKIGT
- a CDS encoding methionine--tRNA ligase translates to MSRFYVTTTIPYVNARPHLGFALELVQADVLARRARQAGREVRFLTGTDDNSLKNVLAAEAEGVPVQDLVDRNAAAFAGLRAPLALSFDDFIRTSSDPRHRIGVERLWERVAASGDLYRKHYEGLYCVGCEQFYTSDELTGDGLCAEHLTRPRRVAEENWFFRLSRYGDRLRELIAGGTLRIELAARRNEVLALIDSGLHDFSVSRSQRRARGWGIPVPGDPDQVVYVWWDALGNYVTSLGYGTAAPDVERWWGPERPPGTADGASTSTTTGTSTGTGTGTGRDTAAGRRRVHLAGKGVLRFHAVYWPAMLLSAGLPLPTDVLVHDYLTVDGRKISKSAGTAVDPAELAAEVGTDAVRWWLLRDVPRVGDADYTRERLVARADGDLAGGLGNVVHRIVTMVHSYRGGRVPEPAGHQPSPLPELADACAAAGGRIDAALEAFDFRRATAAVWSIVEEANRAVEATRPWESARAERGGDTAAGARLDAVLAALHRGCAELAVAVEPFLPGAAARIAAQVTPVGGELPPAGPLFPRIGA